ATCCACAATCGCTTTGTCGAACGCGTAGCACACTTGCGCGAGCCAACCAAAGAATTGGATGACGACGCCGGCTTGAATCCGCACCGAGTCCACCGTGCCGGTCTTGCCTTCGGGTCCTTCCTTCTGCGCGATGACGAGACCGTACACTTCGTCGAGATAGTACTTGTTCCGTAACAGTTTCCAAATCGGACCGAGCGCCATCAATGGATCACGTTGACCGTGTTCCAGCGGTTTCATTCCGTACAACAACCAGCCAAGCGCGATGCCGACGAATGCGATGCCGACCGACATCCCGGCGACCATCGGATTGAACGGTGTGTGCTCCATGTGCTCCGCGATGCCGAGCACATTCTCGCCGACGAACTTGCCAAAGAATTCGATGCCGAGCGGCGACGCGTTCATGAAACCAATCGTCGCGGCGAAGAACGCGAGCACCGCGAGCGGCGCCCACATCACGACCGGCGATTCGTGCGCGTGCTCGACCACGTGATGATCGCGACCCGCGCCAAAGAACGTGAGGAAAATTTGGCGCGTCATGTAGAACGCGGTAAAGAACGCCGCAATCGCCAGCATCACAAACACCGCGAGCGCGACCGGGTTCGGATGTTCGCCAAATCCCAACTCGAACGCGTGCGCGAGAATTTCGTCCTTGCTCCAGAACCCGGCGAGTGGCGGAATGCCGGCGAGCGCAATCGCGCCGATGATAAACACCGTCGCGGTGATCGGCATTTTCTTTCTCAAGCCGCCCATGTTCATCATATCGTTCGTACCGACGCCGTGAATCACCGCGCCCGCGCTGAGGAAGAGCAACGCCTTGAAGAACGCGTGCGTGATAAGATGGAACGCGCCCGCCGTGTACGCGCCGATGCCAAGCGCCGCAACCATGAACCCAAGTTGCGAAATCGTGGAGAACGCGAGCACGCGCTTGATGTCGTCCTGCGCAACTCCAATCGTCGCGGCGAACAACGCGGTGAACGCGCCGATGAGCGCAACGACCGTCATAGCGGGTCCACCGATTTCTGCCGCGGTGATGAACAGCGGGAACGTGCGCGCGATCAAATAGACGCCGGCGGAAACCATCGTCGCCGCGTGAATGAGCGCACTAACCGGCGTCGGACCTTCCATCGCGTCCGGCAGCCAGACGTGGAGCGGGAACTGGGACGATTTGCCGACCGTGCCACCCAGGATCAATAACGCGATGACAGTGACGGCAGGGATTCCCAGGATTTGCGCTTCGGCGAGATGGTGCAAACTTTTTTCGGTAAAGATCGCCGGGAAGTTCAAATCGCCGGCGGTGATGTAGAGCAACAAAATACCGACGAAGAAAATCGAATCGCCGACGCGCGTCGTCATAAACGCTTTGAGCGCGGCGAATTTCGCGCGCACCGTTTGCGCGTCGTCAATGTGATGCTCATGCGGCAGTTTGGTAGACCAGAAACCGATGAGCAAGTACGAGCACAAGCCCATGATTTCCCAGAACACGAACAACTCGATGAGGTTGGACGAAATCACCAAGCCAAGCATCGCGCCGGCAAAGAGCGAGATGTACGCAAAGAATCGCGCGTAACGCGGGTCGTCGGTGACGTGGTGATGACCGTGCTCGTCGGTGTGGCTGTGCTGCATGTAGCCGATGCTGTAGATGAAGATCATCAAGCAGACTGTCGTCACCATAAACAGTACGATTGCCGCGAGCGGATCAATCATCACGCCAACCGTAAAGCTCTCCTTGCCGGTTGGCAAGCCGAGGAAACCAAGGAGCGGTTGATAGAACGGGTGCTTGGCAAGTTCGCCGCCCTTACCGATG
The Chloroflexota bacterium genome window above contains:
- the nuoL gene encoding NADH-quinone oxidoreductase subunit L, which gives rise to MFNYAFLIPIFPLAVFLLIVLFLNRNNRVSALTAVAGIFLSGVFAYGVLYEAIGKGGELAKHPFYQPLLGFLGLPTGKESFTVGVMIDPLAAIVLFMVTTVCLMIFIYSIGYMQHSHTDEHGHHHVTDDPRYARFFAYISLFAGAMLGLVISSNLIELFVFWEIMGLCSYLLIGFWSTKLPHEHHIDDAQTVRAKFAALKAFMTTRVGDSIFFVGILLLYITAGDLNFPAIFTEKSLHHLAEAQILGIPAVTVIALLILGGTVGKSSQFPLHVWLPDAMEGPTPVSALIHAATMVSAGVYLIARTFPLFITAAEIGGPAMTVVALIGAFTALFAATIGVAQDDIKRVLAFSTISQLGFMVAALGIGAYTAGAFHLITHAFFKALLFLSAGAVIHGVGTNDMMNMGGLRKKMPITATVFIIGAIALAGIPPLAGFWSKDEILAHAFELGFGEHPNPVALAVFVMLAIAAFFTAFYMTRQIFLTFFGAGRDHHVVEHAHESPVVMWAPLAVLAFFAATIGFMNASPLGIEFFGKFVGENVLGIAEHMEHTPFNPMVAGMSVGIAFVGIALGWLLYGMKPLEHGQRDPLMALGPIWKLLRNKYYLDEVYGLVIAQKEGPEGKTGTVDSVRIQAGVVIQFFGWLAQVCYAFDKAIVDGLVNLAGAIGRLLSAISGWIDKNVVDGLVNLTGFVTTELGDGLKLIQTGRVQAYLLLAITGAAIFVVYFMIR